GAATCATCAGTAGCATCAGGGCCGCCAGCACGCGGAGCGTTGCATTGACCGCCACCAAAGCCGCCGCGCCGAATCGCTCTCGTTGTTCGGGAGGACGCTCCAACGTGTCGGCCAGGCTCTGGCCCAGCTCGTAAACGTGGTACGAAGCCCACTGAAAGAGCCAGGGAATGTTGACCCAGCGGGTTCCTTCGGGAACGGCGTACGAGAACGGTTCGGTCGTGATGGGACCGCCGGTCTGGTCAATCAACTGACCGACCCGCAAGTGGCTCCAGAGCACGGAGTTATCAATAATGGTCGCCGAGGCGACGAAACACAGTAAGAGCGCGAAGCCGGCCACGAACAGGTCGTAGTAGGCGTTCCACTCCTGGACACGCTGGGGAGTCATCGGCTCGGGAGGCGGGGTCGAGGCTTCGGCCACGGCGGCTTCGGTCCCGGCCTCCGGCTCCGGTTCTCCCGGTGCTCCGGCGGTTCGGTCGGACGGCTTCGGTGTCTTCATCTCGGGATGAGCAAATGAGTTCGGAAAATGGAGGCGGACCGAGATCCCGGACCGCTTTTGAGATGCATCTTATGCTAGGTCGCGCCCCCGAGCCCGGTCAAGGGGGCGGAACCTTCCCGGCATCGATCCGAAGGGGGTCACGGCGGGCCTTCACCCTCGGCGAACGATCGGCTCCTCGAACGCGTTCGGGAGTCTCGTCCGTCCGTCCTTTTTTTTCTCAATCGGGGAGTCTCGTTCATGGCTGCCGCTGCCTCGAAACCACATCCCGCGGCCATTCTGATCGAAAACGGCGCCCCCCTGGTCGGTGTGCTGTTCTTCGGCTGGTCGGTCGCGCCGGTGATGGTGGTTTACTGGATCGAGAACGGTCTGCGAGGGCTCGAAACCGCCGTCCGAATGCTGTTGGCGTCTGGTCCGGTCACCTCGATGACCGGCTTGCTGCCCGGCCTCCTTCAGCACCGGCTGGAGAGCATCGCCCGGCAGGCCCGCGCCGCGAACCCCGAGGGTGACGCCTCCCTCTCGCCCGCCGAGCCCGCCGAGCCCGCCGAGCCCGTCTCAAGACCACCAATCGCCTCGCTCCCGGCGATTGGACTGGCTGGGCGGGTCGGCATGGTGCTGTTCTTCCTCGTCCATTACGGCCTGTTCTGGGTGGTGCATGGGGTCTTCGTGTTCGTCCTGTTCGTCAATTGGGGACCGGCGGGAGGCTTCGGCGGATTCTCCGGCATGGGGGGCGGAGCCGCGGCTTCGGGGTTGCCGACGGGGCAGATTGCCCTGGCCGGAGTCTTGATCGGCGTCACGCTGGGCGCCTCGGTCCTCCGCGATCTGCTCCAGCGCGACACCGATCGGCCGCAGCCCTCGCCGATCAGTCTCATGATCCGGGCCTACGGTCGGGTGATGCTGCTGCATGTGGTTTTGATCTTCGGCGGGTTCGCCATCATGCTCCTCGGATCACCGACCCCGGCGCTGGTCTTGCTCATCGGCTTGAAGACCGCCGCCGAGCTGCTGGCCGCCAATCGGCTCGACGCTCCGCCCTCTTCGGCCTAAACCGAACGTGGTACGCTCCAACCGTCTCCCCCTTGCCGACGAGCCCTCCGCCCATGACCTTCGTCAAAGAAACCCGGATCGCCGCGTCTCCCGAAGCCGTCTTCGCGTTCCACGAAAGCCCGGGAGCGTTGCAACGCCTCATTCCTCCCTGGGAACACGTCCACGTCGAGCAGCAGGCCGACTCGATCAAGCCGGGGGCTCGGGTCGTTCTGGTGTCGAAGGTCGGCCCCGTCCCCATGCGATGGGTCGCCGAGCATACCGAGTACGAGCCTCCGCACCGCTTTGCCGACCGCCAGGTTTCCGGCCCCTTCGCCCGCTGGTACCACGTTCACTCGTTTCTTGACGACGGGCAGGGGGGCACGATCCTCCGCGACGAGGTCGAGTACGAGCCTCCGATGGGCCTGCTCGGCCGTTTGTTCGGCGACAACATCATCCGCCACAAACTTCAAAAAATGTTTGACTACCGGCACGACGTCACCAAGCGCATCGTCGAATCCGGCGAGTTCAACCCGACCGGCTGAAGCCGGACTCCTGACCGCAAGACGAATGCGATCGAAAGAGGATCGCCTGAGTGGCCCGTCGTTACGAGTCGACTCAGGCGTCCTCCGAAGCACCAGGGCTAGCGTCACGCAAAAGGCGTCGCGTCAATTGGCGAGGGGCACAAGCTGCCGGGCGTGCCAGATCAGCGGGCTGGACAGGCTGGGAACAGCCGCGGCGCTGTTCATGGCGGCCTGGCTGAGAATCCTCTGCGCCCGGGCACTGTTCGGGCCGTTGCCGGCCGCGACCTGTTCGAGCAGCGACCGATGCGCCCACGAGATCGGCAGCGCCGGCGGCCTCGGCACGGTCGAGCCCCGTGAGGCGGGGCCAGACCGATCCGCACCGCCTCTCGCCCGAAGGTCGTCACGTACGAACCATCCGGACTGTTCCCCACGATCGGGTTGCCACAGATGTCCTCGACTCCCGAGATCACCAGCTGGTAGCGGTCATGCACGTTCAAGAGCCGAGTGGGGAAGAGCGTGACCGTCTGGGTGAACGGGTCGTAAACCACCTCCTTGAGGCTCAGCGGGATCAGCACCCCCGGACGGTGGGGCGCGAACATCGACAATTGATAGTTCGCCGCGTTGCTGGCCGTTGCCGGGTCAAGGGCTCCGTTGAAGGAGACGACAATCCGAGTCGGCTCGTGGTGGACCCCCTCCCGCACAAGGCCCGTGACACCGAGAGGTCACCAATGGGCAGAAACCCCCTCTCTCGGCCGATTCCGCCCCTCGTCGCGGCCGTGATCCCGATTGATGGAGGTCTTTCCAAACCGATTCTTCAAACCATTGAGGCGAAACATGGTGACGTAACTCCATCTACGCTCGGGTGTCGAACAAGAAGGAACGAACGCACCTCTTTTGGAGGACGACCCAGCATCGGATCTCCCCGCTCACCAGGCCATCATTGCATTCAACGTGTCGCGAGGCTCTTGCCCGGCCCCAGAACTTCGATTCGGGCCTCGTCGCCCGACGAAAAGAATATGCGGCCGTCCCTCCGCACTTACCTCTTTTATTCAACACCAAGGAACCGAGTCGAGATCCTCCTGGCCTGTGAATTCAAAATATCAAGAGAATCCGCGGAGCAAGTTTGAGGCCGATCGGCCCCGTCTTGATTCAGGACAGTTCCCTCAGCGCTGGCTGCCTCGAACCGTCGGCCTGCGTCGTGTGTCCGAACCCTTTGCAGTCCTGACCCCGATCAAGGGAGCCCCAACCGCATGCCCTTGCGAGAACTCGACCTCAATTTTTCCCCGTGGAACGCGAAGATCATCTCAAGTCCGGGTGTGCCGGGGATCGATTGGTGAAATTTGTGGTCTTCGATGTTCGGTCGAAGCAGGGTACAATGAGTTGGACCCAGGCAGAACGATCGGCAATGCGGCGGCCAGGCGTCTCGAATCGGATCGAACGCGACTCCGTCGATGACCGGCGAGTCCAGAGCGGATCGCAACCTATGCCTGCGAGGACACAATGCCCCCGGTGCGAGACGGTGCTGAACGTTCCCGTCGGCGCCGAGGGGAAAAAATTGAAGTGTCCCCGATGCACCACGACCTTCCGGGTCGGCGATGCCGGGTCAACGGCCAGACCCTCTCAACCGAGCGTGGACACGGCGACAGCGGTTTCTTCCCCCTCCTCGAACCACGTTCCCCGTCGGCCCCCGTCCGACTCGGACGCTCCAGGGCGGCCCGCCGTCCCTCCCGTCTCCTCGCGCCGCCCCCCTTCAGACGACGACGAGCCGGATCTGCCCGTCATCTCCGGAGACCTGCGCGACCAGTTCAACCTGCCGCTCCTGTTTGAGGAAGACGAGGACCGTCCGGCCAGCCCGCCGAAACCGTCTCCTCCGAAGCCGAAACCGGCTGAGCCCCCCGCGCAGCCCCCCTCCTCGGGAGTCTTCCCGACCGCTCCGGCCGAGGGGCCTTCTCCCTACGCCGAGGCCGACGCCGCCGGCCTGATCGAGGATGACGAGCCCGTACGCCCCCGCCGCAAGACCGGGGCCGAGGCCCGCTTCACCACCCGACGCTGCTCCTGCGGCGGCGTCGTCCCGGCCGGCATGTCGATCTGCCCCCGATGCCACACCGACATCGAAACCGGGCAACGCGACGAGGAGTTCGACCTGCTCGACGAACCCCCGCCGCTTCCTCCCCCGCCGACCCCGTTCGGCGTCCTGATCGTCGGCTTCACCTCCGCCCTCGTCGGCGCCGGCCTGGCGATCGCCTCGATCGCGCTTTATTTCGTGCAAAGTGGGCTCCCCTATCGGTGGGGGTTCCTCTTGCTGGCGGCCGTCAGTGCCTTCGGGGTGTTCGCCGCCGTTCGACTGATCCGCAACCGATCGGCCCGGTTCCTGATCGCCGCCCTGATCCTCGGCGGCCTGGTCGATGTCGTCGCCCTGATCGTCATGCCGATCGCCCTGGCCTCGTCGGCTCCCGTCGATTCGTTCCAGGTCGCCCGCCCCTCCTCCGACGATTCCGCCCCGGTCGTCGACACCGTCCTCGTCCCCCGAATCGTCCCCCTGACCGAGCGGATCGCCTGGGACAAGGTCAACCTTGGCCTGGCCATCCTCGCCGTCACCGTCACCGTCTCCATCTACCTCACCTCTCCCACCGTCCGCCGCTACACCCAGCGCCGCTAGCGAGACCTTGACCGCACCGGCGGGTTCACCACCTTCGCCTACGACCACCGCAACCGCCTGACCGGCGTGGTCCGCACCGACGCCTCGGGCGCCGAGACCGCCCGCGTCAGCTACTCCTACGACGCCCTGGACCGCCGCATCCGCGTCCAGGCCGACGCCGACGGGGCCGGCCCCGGGGCGCCCGCGACCACCTGGACGGTCTACGACGACCCGCACGCCTATGCCGACTTCGACGGCTCCGGCACGCTGCAAACCCGCTACCTGCACGGGCCGGCCGTGGACATGCTCCTGGCCCGCACCTCGGCGGCCGGCACCTCCGCCTGGTACCTGACCGACCGCCTCGGCAGCGTCCGCGACCTGGCCAGCACCTCGGGCACGGTGATCAACCACGTCGCCTACGACGGCTTCGGGAAGGTGCTCAGCGAGTCCAGCCCAGCCCACGGCGACCGCTTCAAGTTCACCGGCCGCGAGCAGGACGCCGTCACCGGCCTGCAGTACAACCGCGCCCGCTACTACGACGCGGCGATCGGCCGCTGGACGCAGGAGGACCCCATCGGCTTCGCCGCGGGCGACGCCAACCTGTATCGCTACGTCGGCAACGGCCCGACGAACTTCGTCGATCCCGACGGGTTGCAGAAGCGCTACTGGGGGCAATCGCTCGTCGAGGCGGGCCGGTGGTCCTGGGATGTCGGGTCCGCCGGCGCCTTGGGGGCGCTCCAGGGCGTGGCCAACCTCGCCAATGGGGTGACAGATGTCGCCGCCGAAACGGGCAACATGCTCATCGACCATTCAGTGCCGGGAAGGCACATTATCTCGCGATGGGTACCCTGCGTGGGATATGATATACCCTCGCCCGACTGGAGCCGGGACCTCATCGTCCACGAGAGCGAGACGTGCCACAACATCAGTAAATTCTCCGGTGGAACGGGTTTGACGTTTCTCGTCTCCGCTCCGAACGGGGTCCGGAGCGTCGCGGGTCGTATCGTTCCCTGGGCGGGAAAAGCAAGGCATTCCCTCGCTCCAACCAGAAATTTCGCAAAATACGGTAGTGCCCAACAACGCCAGACAGTGTTAAATCAGGCAAGGGCCACAGGAACGCTTAGTGAAGCTAAAGGGGTTGTAAATTCGTTCCGAGAGATGAAGCGGCTCGGTTACGAATTGCAGGATGTTTCCTTGCGATACAGAGGCAATCAAGGCTTGGATTTAATTTTCCACAACGGCAGTCGCCATGCAGTCGTTGAGGCAAAGCACGGCAAATCTTTGTCACTCCTGAAAACGGACAAAGGTTGCTTGCGTCAAGGAAGTCTCGATTATAACATTAGTCGACTTGAACGTTACATTCAATACGGTGACGGAACCCACAACCACTTGGCCAACCAACTGCTTAACGAAGCGTACATCGGGCAGTTGGAGAGCTTCGGAACCTTCTACCGTAGCGGTCGAGTGCTGGAGCTGCCAATTGGCTGGCCGAATGTTCCTCCAATTCGTAGGTGACTTGAATCATGGCATTGAAACCGTCTGAAATGGTTAGCTTCTTCGGGGAGCAGACCAAACGCACAAGACTAGGCATGGCGGCAGCACAGTCGTCGGGAAACTACCAATTGGCTGCAATGAATTGCCGCCAAGCGTTTAAATGTCGCTTAATGAAAAGTCTCATTGAATGGCGAATGGGAATTGATCCATCAGATTCGCTATCTGAGGTCGTAGAGGGTTTTGTTGAGGACTGGGCGATAGTATTGGCAGTCGGTGCTGATGATGCCGATTCTGGTGATGTGCCTGCTGAACGAGTGGCATTTGTTGCATATTTGGTTGGCAAGCCGCGTTCCATTGACGTATTAAGTGCCAATTTTGAATGTGATCGCCTGTTGGACCTCGTTCTAGGAAATTGGCTATTCAGTTCTTGGGATTGTGAGTTATGGGAGAAGGGGATGAAACAACTTCGTCAGGCAGGCAGTGATTTGGCAGTGCGAACATATGAGCTATACAAAGCCATTACCAATGCGGCGGCGTCAGACTTGCCAGCACTGTCGCAAGAAGGCGAAAGTCTCTTTGCAAAGAGAAAGGCTGATGGTTTCTTCAGGGGCGGCGATCAGACCGAAGGCGGTGGTGATGACAACAATATTACCATTGATTACCGTCTCGCAGCCATATTGAAGCGTTCAGGCTTCGTAGATGAAGAACGTGTTCATGTTTGGAAATGGTAAATTCCTTAGCGTCTAATTTTAATTTATATGCTTGAATGAGATAATTACAAGTAATTGATGATTCGTCCTGACCCCAGTTCATGATTCGAGAGCCTTCTGCCCGACCGCCGGGGTCAGGATGATCCTAGCCACCGCAACCTCCTGCCAGGCGCCGAGACCGCCCGCGTCAGCTACTCCTACGACGCCCTGGACCGCCGCATCCGCGTCCAGGCCGACGCCGACGGGGCCGGCCCCGGGGCGCCCGCGACCACCTGGACGGTCTACGACGGCCCGCACGCCTATGCCGACTTCGACGGCTCCGGCACGCTGCAAACCCGCGACCTGCACGGGCCGGCCGTGGACATGCTCCTGGCCCGCACCTCCGCGGCCGGCACCTCACGGTTCAGGTAGCCCAACTCAAACGGTCTTTCCAACGCCGTTGCCACGAAATTAGGAGAACGGACGATGTACGAACATCTTGAATCTTTGCGGCCGGAACATGGCCAACTGTTTGCATCACTCACACCCCGTAGCGATTCTGAAGTTCAAGCCGTGAGCGATGCTCACCCTTCCTGCCCCGACGAGTACCTTCGATTCCTTCGTGAGCGCGGCACAGGACCGTTGATTGACAAGGGAGAGCATTTTGTTTTTGAAGATCGATTGGTAAGTGCGGAACATGACTACTTCCAAGATCGGCAAATCTACGATCAAGGAGCCAAAGGAGACATACTGATTTTTGGTTGGGAAAGCATGGGTACGGCTTACGGCTTCGATACCGGCGACGACTGGCAGCTTGTCGAGATTGACGAATACCGAACCGTCACAAAGTTAGGCCTTACCTTCAAGCAGTTCGTGGAAGGGATGTCGGTCTGTTATCCACAAATTCCGATGAAGTACGATTCGGGAAAGTGGGAAGACGGCGTAAAACGACAATATGCGGCGGGGTGGCTAGGGTCATCCTGACCCCAGTCCGTGAGTCGAGAGCCTTCCGCACGCCCGCCGGGGTCAGGATGATCCCAGCCACCGCGGGGTGGCCCGGACAACGGCACGTTGAGGGTGTCCGATAATTCATTGACATAAGGGCTTGAAACTTCTTCGGTTGAGGTTGTCGTCCCCACGACAAACCGGCCCGAAGGAGGTCCAAGCCCAGGGGGCCGAAAACGGGGACATTCTGAATATCGTCATTTGTCGTAGGCCAAAGCCCGCCTCATCCCCACCTGCGGCCTCGGCCTGAGCAGGGCCCGCCGCGGCGGCGACCACCTGGACGGTCTACGACGGCCCGCACGCCTATGCCGACTTCGACGGCTCCGGCACGCTGCAAACCCGCTACCTGCACGGCCCGGCCGTGGACATGCTCCTGGCACGCACCTCGGCGGCCGGCACCTCGGCCTGGTACCTGACCGACCGCCTCGGCAGCGTCCGCGACCTGGCCAGCACCTCCGGCTCCGTGATCAACCACGTCGCCTACGACGGCTTCGGCCGGGTGCTCAGCGAGTCCAACCCGGCCCACGGCGATCGCTTCAAGTTCACCGGACGCGAGCATGATGCCGTCACCGGCCTGCAATCCAACCGCGCGGGGTGGCCCGGCCGGAACACGACAATCGCGGTTCAGCGCGGGAGCATTGCGGGGCGAGGGGAGTGCCATGCCCTCGCCGCCCCAGGCCAGGCACCCGCAGCGATCCCGAGCGACTCAGCCCGCCGACGCCTCCGGCAATCGCCCTCCGGGGGCGAGCGGAAGTGCTCGAATCCGCCGGCCGGTGGCGGCGAAGATCGCGTTGCCGAGGGCCGGGGCGATGGCCACGATCGGCGTCTCGCCACCACCGGCGGAGGGAAGGTCGGGCCGATCGACGAGGACAACCTCGACGCGATCGAAGACGTCGCTGAGGCGGGGGACTCGGTAGCGGGAGAAGCGGTCGTTGAGAATTCGACCGTCCTCGAACGTAATCGCCTCGAACAGGGCACCGCCAATGCCCTGGACCACCGACCCGCTGACCTGGTTGGTCAGGTGCAGCGGGTTGACAATCGCGCCGCACTCAAACGCGGTCAGGGTTCGGACGATCTCGACCCGGCCCGAATCGTCGACAGCCACCTCGGCGCACGAGGCGACATGCCCCCCTTTCTCCATTCCGCAGGCCAGGCCGATGCCGTGGCCAGGCTCGGGACGAGATCCTTCCCAGCCGAACCGCTCGGCGGCGGCGTCGAGCACGGCCCGGACCCGATCCTGATTCAGGTTCTTCCGGCGGAAGTCCAGCGGGTCCATGCCGAGGGCGTGGGCCAGCTCGTCGATGATCGACTCGCGGGCGAAGTGGTTCGCCGTCGCCGCGAGCGCCCGATACGACCCCTGCCGCAGCGGTGAATCGGCCCGAATGAAGGCGATGTCACGCTCGGCGATCGCATAAGGCGGCTCGATCCCCGAGCCTCCCGAGTTGTAATTCGTGAATTCCCAGGCGGAGAGGGTTCCGTCCTTTGTGGCCCCGGCTCGCGCCTCGATCAATCCGGCCGGGCGGAAGTAGGCCCAGGTGAATTCCTCGGATCGGGTCCAGACAAGCTTGACCGGCCTGCCAACCGCTCGGGCCAGGCGAGCGGCCTCGACCGCCGCGTCTCCGGTGTGCTTGCCGCCGTAGCCGCTGCCGGTGTCGGGCACGATCACGCGGACCTGATCTTCGGCCAGGCCGAAGGCGGCCATCAGTTCCTCACGCACCCCGAACGGCCGCTGCGTGCCGGTCCAGACGGTCAGGCGGTCGCCGTCCCACTCGGCCACCGCGGCTCGGGGCTCCAGCGGGGCGTGGGCGATGGGAGCGATCGTGTAGCTTGCTTCGATCACCACGTCGGCCTTGCTGAGCGCCTGGGCGAGCGGGCCGGAATCGTCCCTCCCGCGCCTGTCTTCGGCCGTACGCTTGAAATGATCATAAAGCGTCTGATGGGTCAGCAGATCCCCTTGCGGCATCGTCCACTCGGCCCTGATGGCCTCCAGGGCTCGCTCGGCCATCGGTTCGTCGGGAGCGACGACGCCAATGAAATCCCCATCACGGACGACCGTTACGCCGTCGATCGCTTCGGCATTCGAAGCGTCGACGCCCGGCTTCAACGAGGCGCCGAAGGCCGGCGGTCGGAGGACCTTGCCGCGGAGCATCCCCGGCCGCTCAATGTCCGACGCATACCGATGCCGTCCCGTAACGAAGTCGCGGCCGTTGGCTTTCGGGGCGTCTTGCCCGGCGACCTCCCAGCGATCGCGGGGCCTCGGCGTGTCGTCCTCCTCGATCGCCTCGACGAGCCGCCTCCCGTGCGTCAACTCACCAAAACCGATCGACCGGCCCGACGGCGGATGCGTCAGCGCTCCCTCGGCCAGTTCGATCTCCGAGCGATCCACCCCCCACTGTTCGGCCGCCAGACCGACGAGAATCGACCGCGCCGCCGACGCGGCCCGGCGTAGTTGCGGGGCCATTGTCGGCGTCGTCCGGCTGCCGAAGGTCCCGCGATCATACGGCACGCGGTCGGTGTCTCCCATGACCATCGCCACGGCCCCAACCGGCACGCGAAGCTCATCAGCGACGGCCTGTGCCAGCGACGTCCGGGCGTTCTGGCCCACCTCGACCTTGCCCGTGAAGGCGGTGATGCCGCCGTCCTCGCCAATCTTGAGCCAGGCGCCGATCTCTCTCGGCTCGGCTCCCGATCCGCCGCCGCTCTGCCCTCGACCTCGGCGAGCCTCTTGCGCCTCGGCCCGGCCCAGCAAGCAGAGCACCACCAGACCGCCGCCGAGCGACCGGAGAAAATCGCGCCGATCCAGCTCAATCGACGCCAGCCCCGACAGCAGCTCGTAACGTTCCGGCTCCAGTTCGAATTCCAACTCGCCAAACGTCGGATGATCGGTGTTCCTGTTCATTGGTCATCTCCCTTCATCCGATCGGCGGCCTGGCGAACCGCGGCGAGAATCTGCGGATACGTCCCGCACCGGCAGAGGTTGCGGTCGAGCCCCCTGGCAATCGTCTCCGGGGTCGGGTTCGGGTCGTTCTGCAACATGACCGTTGCGGCCATGATCATCCCCGACGTGCAGTAGCCGCATTGCAGGGCATCGCAATCGAGAAACGCCTGCTGGACCGGGTGCAGCGTGCCATCATCGCCTTCCAGCCCTTCGATGGTCGTGATCTCCCGATCGGCCACCGCGCGGAGCCGAACCACACACGACCGCGCGGCCATGCCGTCGATGATGACCGAGCACGCGCCGCATTGCCCTTCGCCGCAGCCGTACTTGCTGCCGGTCAGGCCCAGCTCGTCCCGCAGCACGCCGAGCAACGGGCGATCCGGCTCGGCCGCGACGCTGCGCAGCTGGCCATTGATGCGAAGTTCCAAGGTGGGGGGCATCGGGGCCTCCTCAACGGTTTGCGGCTGGCAATCCGATGGAACCGACCGGGCAAGCGACTGCTCAGAACCGGCCGAGGGGACGACTTTCCGATCGTAACGCCCCGAAGACATTCCGGTCGAGCAACCTTCTGATCCGTTGCCCGTTTTCGTCGGGTGCCGTCGAGTCCTCGAAGACACCCGACCGGAGTGACTTCGCAATCCTTCCTGCCCGATTCATCCCGGCCGTTGCCCGAGCAGGTGAACGGATGGTAAACTGTATGACATCGCTTCCAAAGGGCGTGCTTCGGCCTGCCCTCGGGGACCGTGCGGAACGGTCGCCCGGCATCGCTCACCACGAAGTCGAAGAGGAGGATCTCAAGATGCCCCCGATCCGACTGAATCGCCGTCACTTCCTCGGTTGCTCGGCCGCCGCCGGCTGGGCGATCTCGCAAGGCAAGGACGTCGAGGGAGCGATGAACCTGCCCCCCGTCCGCCTCGGCCTGATCGGCCTCGGCAACCGCGGCACGAACCTCCTGCGGTCGGCCCTCGACCTCCCCGAGGCCGAAATCATCGCCCTGGCCGACGTCGAGGAACGCCACCGCCGCCGCGCCCAGGGAATTGCCGAAAAAGCCCGCAACCGTCGTCCCGACGCCTACGCCGATCCGCTCGAACTCCTCGCCCGAGACGACCTCGACGCCGTCCTCATCGCCGTGCCCAACGACCGGCACGCGACCTTGAACCGCGCCGCTCTCGACGCCGGCAAGCACCTGTATGCGGAGAAACCCCTCGGCCTCGATCTGCCCGAGTGCGACGCCCTCATCGCCGCCTCGGCCTCCCGGCCCGATCAAATCGTCCACGTCGGCTTCCAGCGCCGCTCGAACCCACGATTCCGCGAGGGGGTGGACCTGATCCGATCCGGCGACCTCGGCACCCCTCTTGAAGCCCGAAGCTCCTGGACCAGCAGCAACGGCCCGGTCGACGGCCACGACAACTGGCTCTCGCACCGTGAGCGCTCTGGCGACTGGATGATCGAGCAGGGGGTGCACATCTGGGACTGGCTCCACTGGGTCGCCGACGGCCCCCCGGCCCGCGCCTGCGGCTTCGGCCGCCGCGACGTCTTCGCCGAGCTTCAGCCCGACCGCGACGTGACCGACCACTATTCCGTCACCCTCGAATGGCCGAACGGCTTCCACGCCTCGTTCGTGCATAGCTGGGTCGATCCGGCCGACGACGCCTTCACCGGCATCTCCCAACGCATCGTCGGCACCGCCGGCGGCTTCGACTTCGGCACCGGCACCGCCACTTTCCGCGATCGCTCCCTCCCCCGCCGCTCGATCCACCCCGGCAACCTCCCCGACACCCGCTTCGCCCTCTCCGCCTTCCTCGTCGCCATCCGCTCCCCCGAGCCGATCGCCCCCCCCGTCACCTTGCACGATGCCCGCCTCGCCACCCTGACCGGCCTTCTGGTTCGGCAGGCGGTCGACGAGCGACGGGTCGTCACGCTTGATGAGATCGAGGCCCCCTCGATCGCCTGACCTCGGGGCCTCGCCCATGGCACACAACGATCCTCCGTCGTGGCCCTGGTATCTCTGGCCGCTGGCGCCGATCGTCCTTCTCCTCTTGCCCCTGGCGGTCCTCCTTTCCATTCCCTTCGCTTATGCATTGATGGTCCTCAATGCGATGATCGAGCGGCGCTTTCGCCGCAAGATGAACGCGCAAGGCCGTTTCCTCTCCTGGGACGACCTGACCCCGGCCCTGAACGACGGCTCCGGCACCCTGATCATCGAGCAGGCGAACAAATTGCCGGTGCGCGTCTGGTGGACCCCCGACGACGTCCTGGCAATCGCCCCGTGCCCGCCCCCGGAAGACGAGCAACTTCAATGCGACGCCATCTCGCCCCCGACGACTCCCCACCCGTTCGTCTCCTGGTGCCATCAGCACTACACGCATGAAAAAACAGGCACGGCCCTGCTGACGCTCCCGACCCTCGAATTGCCCCCCGGCCTGTTCTTCGCCCCGTTCTTCCGGGAGCAATTCCCCCGCCTTTCGGTCCTCGACACCGTCTTTTGTTGAGAACCACCCCCCAACCAGCCGATCCCAACCCGGTTGCCAACCCCTTCCCCTTTCCCCTCATCCGTGTTCAATCCGTGTTTCATCCGTGGCTGAAATTCCCTCCCGTCTCTTGCCCCCTCCCCCTCGCCCCTCCCTCTCCCGATCGGTTAACATGATCCGTTGGCAGTCTCGTTCGTTCGACGGGCTCCCTGGGCCGCGCCGCGGCCGATCGTGCCTGGCGAGCGACCGATCCACCTGAACCAATCCGCCACGTCCGGAGTGATTTCTCGATGACCGACAAGAAAACGACGGTAAACCGCCGCGGCTTCCTTCAGACCTCCGGCCTGGCCGCCGGCGCCGCCACGGCCGTGGGAGCCTTCCCGCACCCGGCGATCGGTGAAGTCAAGGGGGCCAACGAGCGCCTGAACGTCGCCATCATCGGCCCCGGCGGTCGGGCCCAGGGCCACATCCGCCACCTCCAGGAGCTCGGCGACGAGGCGAACGTCAAGATCGCCGCCGTCTGCGACGTCTGGGACGGCAACAAGGACGTCGGCCGCGGCCTCTACCCCTCGGCCGAGAAGTGCGGCCTGAACGTCGACGACAAGAAGAACGTCACCAAGAACTACCGCACGCTGCTCGACCGCGACGACATCG
The DNA window shown above is from Tautonia marina and carries:
- a CDS encoding xanthine dehydrogenase family protein molybdopterin-binding subunit, whose protein sequence is MNRNTDHPTFGELEFELEPERYELLSGLASIELDRRDFLRSLGGGLVVLCLLGRAEAQEARRGRGQSGGGSGAEPREIGAWLKIGEDGGITAFTGKVEVGQNARTSLAQAVADELRVPVGAVAMVMGDTDRVPYDRGTFGSRTTPTMAPQLRRAASAARSILVGLAAEQWGVDRSEIELAEGALTHPPSGRSIGFGELTHGRRLVEAIEEDDTPRPRDRWEVAGQDAPKANGRDFVTGRHRYASDIERPGMLRGKVLRPPAFGASLKPGVDASNAEAIDGVTVVRDGDFIGVVAPDEPMAERALEAIRAEWTMPQGDLLTHQTLYDHFKRTAEDRRGRDDSGPLAQALSKADVVIEASYTIAPIAHAPLEPRAAVAEWDGDRLTVWTGTQRPFGVREELMAAFGLAEDQVRVIVPDTGSGYGGKHTGDAAVEAARLARAVGRPVKLVWTRSEEFTWAYFRPAGLIEARAGATKDGTLSAWEFTNYNSGGSGIEPPYAIAERDIAFIRADSPLRQGSYRALAATANHFARESIIDELAHALGMDPLDFRRKNLNQDRVRAVLDAAAERFGWEGSRPEPGHGIGLACGMEKGGHVASCAEVAVDDSGRVEIVRTLTAFECGAIVNPLHLTNQVSGSVVQGIGGALFEAITFEDGRILNDRFSRYRVPRLSDVFDRVEVVLVDRPDLPSAGGGETPIVAIAPALGNAIFAATGRRIRALPLAPGGRLPEASAG
- a CDS encoding (2Fe-2S)-binding protein, which translates into the protein MPPTLELRINGQLRSVAAEPDRPLLGVLRDELGLTGSKYGCGEGQCGACSVIIDGMAARSCVVRLRAVADREITTIEGLEGDDGTLHPVQQAFLDCDALQCGYCTSGMIMAATVMLQNDPNPTPETIARGLDRNLCRCGTYPQILAAVRQAADRMKGDDQ
- a CDS encoding Gfo/Idh/MocA family protein, whose product is MPPIRLNRRHFLGCSAAAGWAISQGKDVEGAMNLPPVRLGLIGLGNRGTNLLRSALDLPEAEIIALADVEERHRRRAQGIAEKARNRRPDAYADPLELLARDDLDAVLIAVPNDRHATLNRAALDAGKHLYAEKPLGLDLPECDALIAASASRPDQIVHVGFQRRSNPRFREGVDLIRSGDLGTPLEARSSWTSSNGPVDGHDNWLSHRERSGDWMIEQGVHIWDWLHWVADGPPARACGFGRRDVFAELQPDRDVTDHYSVTLEWPNGFHASFVHSWVDPADDAFTGISQRIVGTAGGFDFGTGTATFRDRSLPRRSIHPGNLPDTRFALSAFLVAIRSPEPIAPPVTLHDARLATLTGLLVRQAVDERRVVTLDEIEAPSIA